The Thermodesulfovibrionales bacterium nucleotide sequence GGCCTTTCTCCGAACTCCTCGCGAGACCCGGCAGGCCCGACATTCACCTCTATGACCACCACCCGCCTGCGAAGGACGACATTCGCGCTGAGATTGAGGTGGTCGAAGACGTCGGCGCGACGGCGACGTTATTCACGGAGATCCTCAAGTCACGGAAGATCCCCATCACCCCCATGGAAGCGACGGTCCTCTGTCTCGGCATCTATGAAGAGACGGGGGCTCTCCTTTTCCCGTCGACAACGGAAAGGGATCTGCTGGCCGCGGCGTTTCTCCTGAAACGGGGCGCGAGCCTGAAGATCGTATCGAGTTTCATACGGGCAGAGCTGAGCAAGGAAGAACTCGACCTGCTCAATGAACTGGTCCAATCATCCCGGGAGATCGAGGTCGACGGCACAAAGGTGAAGATCGTGAAGGCATCAAGGGAAGATTACGTCGGCGATGCGGCACACCTCGCGCACCGGATTATGGACATGGAAGATATCGACGGACTCATCCTCTTACTGAACATGCAGGGAAAGATACTCATGGTCGGACGGAGCAGGGTCGCCGAGCTTGACGTAGCAGAGGTGATGAAGAAGTTCGGGGGCGGGGGGCATCCCACGGCTGCATCGGCCACGGTGACGGAGGTCCCCCTCGAGCTTATAGAAGAGGAGATGTCGAAGACACTCCTTTCGTCCATGCGGCACGTCAAGAGCGCGCGGGATGTCATGACCGCCCCTGTCATAACGATACCGTGGAATGATTCGGTGAAATCGGCGGAGTCAATGATGACGAGATACGGGGTAAACGTGCTCCCGGTAGTGAAAGAGGGAATGTACAGGGGCATCATCTCCAGAGAGGTCGTAGAAAAGGCGATCTTCCACGGCTTTGGGAAAAGCAGCGCCACCGACTTCACCACCACCGATGCGTTGACAGTGAGCCCTGACGCTCCGGTGCGGGATGTGGAACGGTCGATGATAGAACAGAACCAGCGATTTATGCCCGTAGTGGAGAACGGAAAGATCATCGGCGCGATAACGAGAACGGACATCCTGAGGACCCTCTATGAGGATGTCCTCAAACGGAGCCGGTTGCCGGAACTCCCCTCGGGGGAAAAGCCGTCTATCGGAAGAAACCTCGCTCGCTGGCTCAAGGAGAAGTTTCCTGCCGAAGTTCATGCCATGCTCGCGCTTGCGGGGGAGGTGGCGGAAGACTTTGGCTTCAGCGCCTATCTCATCGGCGGTTCAGTCAGGGACCTCTTGCGTGGGCAGGAAAACCTCGATATCGACATCGTCATCGAGGGAGACGGAATCCGCTTCGCGGGCGAGTTCGCCCGGAGGCTCGGCGCCAGGCTGAGAACCCACGAACGGTTCGGGACTGCGCAGGTCTCTGCCGGCCCCCTCAAGGTTGACGTGGCAACGGCAAGAACCGAATATTACGAGTCTCCCGCTGCCCTCCCCAAGGTCGAGACGTCTTCCATAAAAAAAGACCTCTACAGGAGGGACTTCACCATCAACACCCTTGCCGTAAGGCTGAACCCGAAAGATTACGGCCTGCTCATCGATTTTTTCGGGGGACAGAGGGACCTGAGAGAAAAGACGATACGGGTCCTCCACAACCTGAGTTTTATCGAAGACCCGACCCGGGCGTTCAGGGCCGTACGATTCGCCGAGAGGTTCGGATTCAAACTCGGCAAGCACACCGAGAACCTCATGAAATCGGCTTTGCGGATGAACCTCTTTGATAGGCTCTCAGGGTCGCGCCTGTACGAGGAACTCCTTCTCATCTTCAACGAGACTGAGCCGGTGAAGGCGATCAAGAGGCTCTCCGAGTATCACCTCTTGAAAGTGATCCACGAGAACCTGACCTTTGATCCGAAACTCGAATCGAGGCTCCAGTCTCTGCACGATGCCCTTTCCTGGTTCACCCTCCTCTTCCTTGAGGAAAAGATCGATAAAGGCGCCCTTTACCTGATGGCGCTTCTTTCAGACCTCGGCGACACCGACCGGGAGACAAGCCTCGTCCGGCTCTCAACCCCTTCGAGGCTCAAGGAAAAGATCGAAAGGGGCATCCACGGCGCAAAAGAACTCATACTCCTGCTCCCGCTCCGCGATCCCGCCAGGATATATAAGGCATTGTTCACCCATGACATGGAGACCCTGCTCTTTGCCATGGCAATCTCTCCCGACGCCGACAAGAAGAAGGAGATCTCACGGTACCTTCTCGAATTAAGGAAGATAAAACCCGTTTTAAGAGGGGTCGACCTTAAGAGAATGGGGCTCGCCCCTGGGCCTTTCTATTCGAAAGTTCTCGACACCCTCTTGGAAGAAAGATTACGGGGCAACCTCGTGACGAAAGAAGACGAGGAGAGATTTGTCCGGCGGCGATACGTCTCTCCCTGCAAAGATTCCACCCCTCGCCAGACAGGTTAGCCCCGGTATTCCCACGTCTTCCCTTTTTCCAAGTCGAGCGCCTCGTCAACAGAACGCCCTTCCCGACATCTCTCAGCGGCTTCGGGATTTCTTTATGAACTCTTCTATCAGGATTTGCGCGTCTGGGGCGAGGTCAATGAACTTCACCCCATACTGGTTCAACTCCCCCTTTTTTTCCTCTACCCTCACTGCCTCTCCGTTCGCCGTTATCTGGTTTGTGTTGAGGAAGAAGGAACAGGTTATCCTGTCGCCTTTCGCCAGAACCTTGTCTGTCTCAAGGAGGATACCCGTAGTGCTGATGTTCTTGGAGGTGGAGAAGAAATAGCCGTCGCCGGCCCTCCCCTCAACAGAGACCCTGATGAGAACCCGCAGGCTCTCCCGCCTGCAGATGCTCAAGAGGTCGTTGACTTTCTGGAAGAGCACCTCGGGATTTACCGGCTTCGTCAGGCACGCATTTGCTCCGCAGGCCTCGCACCTTTCCCGTGCTGATTTCTTGTTGAAGCAGTAGATTATTATCGAAACCTTCTTGAGGGTTTCGTCACCCCTGATCGCGGTGCACATCCCATCCCCGCCCATTCCCCCCATCTCGAGGTCTGCGATTACGAGGTCCACTCTTTCATCCCTATGGATCCGAATCGCCTCTTCTGCGGACGTTGCGGTGAATATCATGACCTCGGGTCGCGAAAGAATATTCTTTATTTTCTCTCTTTCCGCCTTGAGATCATCTACGATAAGAATCTTTTTCATCGAAGATGATAATATCATCGGAACGGCGATTTTACAAGGCCGGGTTCCCTCATGAATCCTATAGGATTATCTTTCTGTAGACATGAGGTCATGTTTATGCTATAAATGATTTTGAGTGAAGATTATAATGTTCTTGAGAACCGGAAGTCATACGGCTCATTGGCGGACCGTCTTGACGCGAAGAACGATGGGTCAGCACTAAATATAAAAGGAGGAAGGTCTCATGGGAAAGGTTGCATTGATAGTCTGCATCATCGTCGCCCTCACGAGTAGTGCCTTTGGGGTAATGTCAGGAAAGGTCGTTGTATATGAAGGAAAGGGAATCGGAAAGGTTGTTTTCGACGGTACGGTTCACGCAGATAAGGGCCTCACCTGTGTCGACTGCCATCCATCTCCATTTCAGATGAAGACAGGCGGAGACGAGATAACCATGAAATCTATGAACAGTCACAAAACCTGCGGCGTCTGTCATGACGGTACAAAGGCTTTTAAGGCTGACGATCCGAATAATTGCGGGAAGTGTCATCAGAAACAGAAGTAGCTGATTTCGACCCAGTCGGCGAGTTAATCAAAGAGGGAGAGGACTCGGCGGTTTTCCTTTTTCGCATACGTAGCTTTTCTGCGCTTTCCGTTGGCTTAAGGTGCGCCGCTTGAGAGACGGCCCCGTGAACTCTTGGGTCTCCGTCTCCTTACCGACTCCCGTGGATGAGTCTGATGTTGCGCTGGATTACTTCTGAGAGCCCTGCTTCCTGTCACCACGAACCATCTGAACCACGCCGATGACGCCGACAACAATGACGGCAACACAGAAAACCACGATCAAGATCTTCGTGACCATCCCGATTCCTCCTCTGATAGTATTTGTTGGGCGATACGCCTCCAAAATAACGTTTTTGGGGGAATTTGTCAAACTGACCCGGCTCAATCGCACCTTGCCGGCCACATCGCTTCGGCGCGTCATGAAACTCATTTCAGACCGCGCTCAATAGGATGCAGCGGCCTCAGGGAGCATTCGGTGTTCGCCATAGCCGATACCCGCCGCCTGCCCTCTGTCCGTCTTCCGGCAAAGTACCAGAAGGAAAAAGAAAGAAGAATGTCATCTGTGACAATAGCCCCTTATTTTGATATAATGAGGCTCTGTTGAAATCATTGTCTTTTGCGTGGTGATCAAAATGAATGAGAGAAGTTCTATTTTAATCGTTGATGATGATGAAACCTTATTGCCCATGTTGAAGGAGGGGTTTTTGCTTCAAGGCTATAGTTGTGAAACAGCGAGAGATGCCGAGACTGCTCTTAACCTGGTCGATAAAACCCCGTTCGACATTTTGGTGACGGACATCGTCTTTCCCGGCATGAAAGGTATTGAGCTTATAGAGAAGGCAAGACGCCTGAGACCTGACATGGTGACGATCATTATGACCGGCTTTATCAACAAATACACCTATGACTCTGCAATCGAGGTAGGGGCATTGGACTTGATAAAGAAACCGTTCACCTTGAAAGAACTCATAGCAAGGATAGAGCACGCCAAGACGCTGAAGCACTTGCGCGATACCTCGCTCATCGATCAGCTCACCGGCCTTTACAACCGGCTCGGATTCTTCACGTTGACGGAACATCAGATAGCGCTGGCCAAACGGGAGAAGAGAGGGCTCGTAATGCTCTATGCCGACATGGACGATCTCAAGGGAATCAACGACCGGTGGGGGCGCCAGGAGGGCGACCGCGCATTAATCGATGCTGCGATAATGCTTCGGGCAACGTTTCGAAAATCCGACATCATCGCGCGCGTCGGAGGAGATGAGTTCGTGGCCCTGACGATAGGTGCTGCGGGAGACGATATCGATAAAATAGCCTCCCGCCTGAGGGCACATCTTGAGAATCTCAATGCAAGCAAAAACCGCAATTATAAACTGCTCATCAGTTTTTGTAAGTTGTGCTTCGACCCGGAAGGCACCCGTTCGCTTGACGAGCTGCTGTCTTATGGCGATACCATGATGCGCAAGAGGGAGTCTTAAGTCGGTCTCTCCTTTTCGGAATCCCGCAGCGCGACGAGAGGATTGAGGTACGTGACGGCCGGCTTCCCCGGAAGCTTATTGAGGCTCCCCACGGTAGGTGTCGCGGGGGCCTCAGGTTGTCTCCCTTACGGCAAGGGCAGGTGGAGCACCATGCCTTCACCGAGAATAAGATCGTCTATGTGTCCTGATGCCTTGCTCTCGCGAGAGACGAAGTGAATGTGGATTGCGTTCTCCATGCCCGATCCTTCCTTAATCGCAGGGGCGTATTGGGTAAGAAAGACCCCGGCGTGGTGCTCTGAATAGAAACCGACAATATCGACCGGTTCGTGCTTCGTGATGAAGGTTTCCTTTGACTTGAGGAAGAGTTCCCTCGTGATCGGCTTTCCTTCCGTCCGGTCGATGTTAATGTGCCACTTGATCTCAACTGGCCTCCCTGAGACCAGAAACGGAAAGGGCTTTGTCACATCGATTCCCGAAACCTGTGCCTCATCCTTGACGAACCGTTGTAGATCAACGTAGCCTTTCACCCTCTCGGGAACGGGAATATTCTTCCATCGAGACCCCTCGGTCCAGACGAGAAAGAAGGCGCCGTGGCCGAATGTGTTTATCATGATGAAATCCTTGTCCCGTACTTTGGTGATATACGGTTTAGAGTCGAAGATGGTGATCTCTCCGTCCAGCCCATCGACGGGTCCTATTGCATACAATCCGCTCCGCCCTGCCAAGTCTTCAAGCGACAGGACGCTCGCGGCCTTGCCGCTCACGAAAATATCCTTCTGGGCGCCGATGTATTCGACCATCCCCTCTCTTTTTGCCCCGACTATCCCCGCATATACCTGGACAAAAAGGACCCAGAGCACCGCCGTCACTGTGAGAACGATAATTGCAGATCGTCTTTTTTTCATTCTTTTATCTTCTTAATTATGTTGC carries:
- a CDS encoding CBS domain-containing protein; the encoded protein is PFSELLARPGRPDIHLYDHHPPAKDDIRAEIEVVEDVGATATLFTEILKSRKIPITPMEATVLCLGIYEETGALLFPSTTERDLLAAAFLLKRGASLKIVSSFIRAELSKEELDLLNELVQSSREIEVDGTKVKIVKASREDYVGDAAHLAHRIMDMEDIDGLILLLNMQGKILMVGRSRVAELDVAEVMKKFGGGGHPTAASATVTEVPLELIEEEMSKTLLSSMRHVKSARDVMTAPVITIPWNDSVKSAESMMTRYGVNVLPVVKEGMYRGIISREVVEKAIFHGFGKSSATDFTTTDALTVSPDAPVRDVERSMIEQNQRFMPVVENGKIIGAITRTDILRTLYEDVLKRSRLPELPSGEKPSIGRNLARWLKEKFPAEVHAMLALAGEVAEDFGFSAYLIGGSVRDLLRGQENLDIDIVIEGDGIRFAGEFARRLGARLRTHERFGTAQVSAGPLKVDVATARTEYYESPAALPKVETSSIKKDLYRRDFTINTLAVRLNPKDYGLLIDFFGGQRDLREKTIRVLHNLSFIEDPTRAFRAVRFAERFGFKLGKHTENLMKSALRMNLFDRLSGSRLYEELLLIFNETEPVKAIKRLSEYHLLKVIHENLTFDPKLESRLQSLHDALSWFTLLFLEEKIDKGALYLMALLSDLGDTDRETSLVRLSTPSRLKEKIERGIHGAKELILLLPLRDPARIYKALFTHDMETLLFAMAISPDADKKKEISRYLLELRKIKPVLRGVDLKRMGLAPGPFYSKVLDTLLEERLRGNLVTKEDEERFVRRRYVSPCKDSTPRQTG
- a CDS encoding response regulator: MKKILIVDDLKAEREKIKNILSRPEVMIFTATSAEEAIRIHRDERVDLVIADLEMGGMGGDGMCTAIRGDETLKKVSIIIYCFNKKSARERCEACGANACLTKPVNPEVLFQKVNDLLSICRRESLRVLIRVSVEGRAGDGYFFSTSKNISTTGILLETDKVLAKGDRITCSFFLNTNQITANGEAVRVEEKKGELNQYGVKFIDLAPDAQILIEEFIKKSRSR
- a CDS encoding c(7)-type cytochrome triheme domain-containing protein, yielding MGKVALIVCIIVALTSSAFGVMSGKVVVYEGKGIGKVVFDGTVHADKGLTCVDCHPSPFQMKTGGDEITMKSMNSHKTCGVCHDGTKAFKADDPNNCGKCHQKQK
- a CDS encoding diguanylate cyclase, which codes for MNERSSILIVDDDETLLPMLKEGFLLQGYSCETARDAETALNLVDKTPFDILVTDIVFPGMKGIELIEKARRLRPDMVTIIMTGFINKYTYDSAIEVGALDLIKKPFTLKELIARIEHAKTLKHLRDTSLIDQLTGLYNRLGFFTLTEHQIALAKREKRGLVMLYADMDDLKGINDRWGRQEGDRALIDAAIMLRATFRKSDIIARVGGDEFVALTIGAAGDDIDKIASRLRAHLENLNASKNRNYKLLISFCKLCFDPEGTRSLDELLSYGDTMMRKRES